CGCTTTTGGTCACAAATAACGGCTCAGATGTCCGTTAAATTTAAGATGAGGCAGTCCATAGGCTCCACCCCACATGTCGTAGAAAGTCAGACACTCATTGGATAGCCTCTTTTTTATCGAGGTAGTTTCAACAGGGCATTATAGGCATTGATCCGTCCATATTCATACAGGGTGCCTACCCCTGCAATTGGAACAGTTGTCGATTCGATGGTCCGTCTGACGACATTCGCATTTCGATTTAGGGAAAGAAGTAATGCTGCCAATCCGCTAACTAAGGGTGTTGCTTGAGATGTCCCGGATAGAAAGCCGTAGTTTTGTGGTCCGATGGCATTCGGATAGGTCGGCATGGTCGATAACAGTTCGACCCCTGGAGCTGCAAGATCAACCCATGAAGCTCCGAAGTTAGAAAAGAAAGCCTTCGTGTCCTCCCGGTTAACTGCCGCAACACTTATACATTGAGCAAAAGCAGCTGGATAATTATGTTGATTGACCCCATCATTACCTGCTGCAGCGACTAACAGCACCCCATTCCTTTGCGCATATTTGACCGCATCATGGAGTGTTGAACTGAAGAACGTAGTACCGAGACTCATGTTAATGACTTTGGCCCCATTATCTACAGCATAAACGATGCCTTGTACGACACTACTCAAAGAGCCTGTCCCACCATCATCCAGTACTTTGATGTTCATCAATGTAGGATTGATCGCAAGTCCTGCAACCCCCCTTCCATTTTTCGTGACGGCTGCCGCTATGCCAGCCACATGGGTTCCATGGCCATTGAAATCCTGCGCTGTTGACGTATCTGAAAAATTAGCGTTCAAAATGATTTTATCTTGGAGATCAGGATGGGTCATGTCGAGCCCCGTATCGAGGATGGCAATCGGGACTTTCGTGGAACCACGTGTAATGTTCCACGCCCTTGTAGCAGCTACTTTCAGAACACCCCATTGTTGAGGGAGAAGCGGATCGTTCGGAACAAGATCTGCCTTGACGAGTGCATCTCTTTCGGCGAATTCAACCTCACTGCAGCTTAAATAGCAATGAAGACATTCCTCTATTTGTTCTGGTGGAACTTCTACGATTTCAACGTTCAGTTCTTTTATGATTCGGGTTACTTTCGCTCTAGCTTGTTGATGTATGTGAAGACATCTATCAGGTGGGGTTTTATCGCGGAAACGGATGAGGATCCTATGAGGAGAGAAGTCCATCAAGTTTGAAATCACACCTTTCTATTATTTCATTACTAGTTTACGCAAATTAATAGATTAAGGTCACGGCAAGGTCTAGGTCATTGTGAAAATAGGCTTTCGAGGCATGGGGGGGCATATAGGTGGACGCCTATACATAATTGGACTAATTTCATAAGATGCAGTATACCTTTTTGAGACGTTAAAGGAGGGATTGACATTGAGAAAAAAAGGACTTTTTAATGAAGGGGAAACAGTCCGACATACAAAAAAGAAAAACAAATGTAAAAGCTGTCTCTGTGACCTGCTAAGAGATCTGGAAAAAGGAACGCTGATCAGGCTTGCTTTTCTTGAAGATTTTTTTGAAGCAGACCAAGAATACCGTTTTGTCTGTTTTGATAAGGAAACGTGCTGTGTTACTTTGATCGATCCTAGTGACGACAATGCTTTCATTTTGGACTGCAATGATCTTGTTGCGTTCGAAATCGTAAACGAAAACGGACCAGGTGCTGTCGAGTAAATTGCATTCCGGTATAGAAGGAGGAGAATCATGAGAAAACATTTTAAGGATTGTAACAGTTGTATTTGTAAATTGTTCCGTAAGTTAGAAACAGGAACCACTATTCAAATTGCAATTGACAACACAGATGAATTTTTTGAGAATGAAGATTTTGTTTTCGTATGCCTAGATGAAAAAAAGTGTTGTATAACCACTAGAAGACCTCAAGAAGACTCGATCGTCTTTTTTGATTGTACTCAGATCGCTGGAGTGAAGATTTTTCAGAATGAGCCATTAAATGGATAACAAAGGGAGGGATATATGATGAGTTGTGGATGCGACAAAAGAGATTGCAAAGGTTGTGTGTGTCATCAATTTAAAAAGCTTAAAACAGGTGATGTCATCCAAATCACTTTAGGTGATGATGAATTCTTCGAAGATCAGGACTATATTTTCACCTGTCTTGATCATAAAGATTGTTGTGTTACATTGATCGATGAAAGCGATAGTAATCCGTTCATTGTCGATTGTCAACGCATCAGAGGGATTAAATTCATTACGAATTCAGTTTCTCCAACGTAAAATAAAAGGGGCGGACCTAAAAGTGTCTGAGTCTCTCCACTAAACAACATTTTGAGAAAAATTATATTTTGATATTACATGTTGTGTTGGAGGTGTCTGACACTTTTCATTTGGTCAGTCCCAACTGGAATCATTTACTTATTAATTTGATTTTCTTTTAAAAAATTTGTAATTCCTTCCACCAAGCCGTCTGCTAAGGGCAGTGATGGGTCAGAATAGGTCGCAAGGTTTTCATCCCTGTTCTCCGGTGCTTCTTTTAACACGTGGTTCATTTTATCGATCAACAACAGTTCGGCATCCGGCCTTGCAGCAGCAAGATTTTCAGCGTCCTTTACCGATACCTGGACATCATTCTTTCCGTTGATGATGAGTGTCGGGATGCTCATCTGTCGGATTTCTTCAGTCGGATCGTAGTTCAACCAAGACATGAGGAATGGTTGGACACTCGGTTTGAATATGCTCATCAACTGAGGATCTACCTCTTCCACTCTATTCCCTCGTCTCAGTTCTTCAAGAATGCTTTCACTTTCATCATATAGTTCATCTGGCAATGTTTCCAACTGTTCTCTCAAAACTTCATCAATCGTCCGGCCGGCACCCGCAATCGAAATGAACGCATCGGCTGCCGAATCTTCCGCAGCCATCATCCCGACAAGAGAACCCTGACTATGCCCGATGATAATGATATCTGTAAACCGTTTATCTTGTTCGAGTAATTCAATCCATTTTTCAGCGTCCTCAACAAATCGGTCGAATCGGATATCTTCTTCTGTTATGACCGCCTCTTGATTCTTACCAGCTCCACGTTTGTCATAACGAAGACTTGCAATTCCATTCTCCGCTAGTCTTTTTGCTAAACGTTTCAAGCTGTCGTTTCTTCCGATTGTCAGGAAATCTTCCTCCTCTTCTGGCTGGCCAGCGGTTGTATCTCCTTTTTTAAGTTCAAAAGGGAAGCTTTGGCCGGATAGTGTGAACGTTTCTTCTATCTTATTCTTGTCGATTGTTCCGTAAAGCATGACTTCTTGTCCTTGTAGTGGCATTTTAAAATTGACTTTATCGTCATTCAGTTTGATTTCCGATAATCTGAAATCCGCTACATTCTGGACAGGGATGCTGATAGTACCCGCCAACTCATCCTTTTGCTCAAAATTTACGATGATATTCAACGGCTGCCCCGGCACATTGATTGTTCCATTCCACGTTCCGTTCAATTGTTCTGTCATTTCGGGTTTATCCTTTTTATCACTGCACCCACTAACGAAACCTATGATCAAAACCAAAGTCAGAATTACATAAAGCCTCTTCATTTTACCCGCTCCCTATCATTCTGCTTTTCTCATTTACGTTCACATCAACTGAAAGGTTTCATCCTCAAAAACCAAAAAAGTAATTCTCTACCAAACTGTTTTTGCTTCGTCTATAATTATAGGCAATTATTAATGTCATTGGGGTAGGTGGTGGGTTTGGTAAAATCGATAGCTGACAATATTATACGTTTTCTTTTTGTCGTAATTGGTATTGTCATGATTTCTGCTTTTCTCGGGATGACAATGTATGGGATCGATATCAGTTTCACGAGTTATTTCCAAAACCTTAACAAGCTTGTGATTTTGCTTGTGAATCCAAGTGAAATCATCGTTTATAAGGATATTTACGGCATCAAATATCCAGGTCCTTTTCCAAGTCCTCTTGAAAAGAACTATTCTCTCTTCCCTATGTTTTGGGAATACTATCTTTACTCGATCAAAATATTCATGGCCGCTTTAGTAACTGCTATGTTTGCAGGAATATTCCTGACCTATCTGACCTCGTTTTTGCCAAAACGGATGGTCCATGTCTTGTCAAGAATCCTTTCTTTCTTAGAAGTACTGCCTGATATTTTCGTCATTTTTGTCGTACAATTCTTCATCATCTGGTTTTATAAAAAAACGGAAATCCTGTTGTTTCCAATCGCTGGAGCATTCGAAAAGGTTTATTTCGTGCCGATCATCGTGCTTTCGCTCCTTCCGACTCTATTTTTCTATAAAGTTTCGTTGTTCATGACAATGGAAGAATACGAGAAACAGTATGCGGAATTTGCAGTCAGTAAAGGTGTTGGCACGAATCTATTGTTCTTAAAACATATCTTCCGGAATGCCGTGATTGGAATAACAAGCCACTCGAAAGCAATCGTCTGGTTGATGCTCTCGAATTTGATCATTTTAGAAAGGATCTTCAACATATACGGCTTGACGAAATATATCTTGAACTATAAGCAAATTGAGATCATTGCGTTCAGCCTGATCATGTTCTACATACCGATTTTCCTGATCCTATTGATTTCTAAGCTTGTCATACAACGCACTACCGGAAAAGAGGTGATGATTTAATGATGGTCCGGTTATTGAAAAATCCAATGTTTCTGATTGGAGCACTTTTTATTATCGGATTATTTGTTTCGAGTCTCGTTTATCATGTGGTGAAGGATGATTCAATTCCTATCATAGGGCTCCTGCATGATGATAATCGAGAGCTGGTGCCCCATCCGTATAATCCAACAGATCACCCGCCATTTGGAACTGAACACTTCGGTCGTGGTCTTTTGACGATCATGGTGATCGGAGCGAAATATACGTTAGGTATCGCATTTGTGACCGCTTTTTTCCGGGTATTCATCTCGACTGTAATCGGGGTTTTTATAGGTATGTTTTTCTCTAAAACAAAGAAGTTTTTTGCTTGGTTCGTCGATGCGGGGAATTATTTTCCTGCCACACTCCTCGCATTCTTCTTACTGATTTGGGTTTTATTATATGAGAAGTTTTATGTAGGAGAATATTCGTTAAGTTTTACTGATCAAGGGCTTATCATTGTGTTGGTACTTACAGTGATCGCCATTCCTACGAATTCATTACTCATCCTTAATGAAACGGATCGATTTTTGAAAAAGGAATTCATGGAAGGTGTAGCCGTTCTCGGTGCTGGCAAAAGACATATCCTCAAGAAACATCTGATCCCTTACTTGATTCCACAGCTGATCATGATCTATATGAGAGAACTGATCCAGGTCCTGTTGATAATGGCACACCTGGGGATATTGAGAATATTCGTTGGAGGTATGGACGTAAAAAAAGATATGTTTGACATGAGCAGGGAATACTCCCTGTCGAATGAATGGTCTGGACTGCTCGGTCTCTGGTGGGAATTCATTTGGACCGGTTATCCTTGGATCACCTTCATCCCTGTCCTGGCCTTTACATTGACCATTCTAGCAGGGAAAATGACGATGACAGGCTTTGAACAAGAATTGAATCGAAGTGCATCGCCAAAAAGAACCCAAACAAATACCAAACGTCCCGTTCAAACTGTTAAAATGACAGATTTTACTCAGCTTTCATCAAAATCATGAAAGAATGTTAGAATCATCATTAACAAGTAGATGAGGAGCATGATATGAAAGGATTATTGATAAAGTCCCCCTGGATCGATTACATTTTTGACGGAAGGAAAACATGGGAGATCAGAGGGTCGAACACAAATATCCGAGGCAAAATTGCATTGATTAAAAGCGGTTCAGGAAAAATCTTCGGCACAGTCGAACTCATTGACTGTCTGAAAATCAGTTTAGAAGAGTACCAGCAAGGAGAAGAGTTTCATTGTGTCCCCAATGAACAGTGCACCGAGGAACCATATCGTAAAACTCATGCCTGGGTGCTCCGTAACCCCCGACTGTTTGAAACACCCCTTACATATGTTCACCCCTTAGGTGCTGTCATTTGGGTTGATCTTTCAGAGCATGAAGAGTTGAAGGATCTCTGTCTCCAAAAATCCTGATGAATGTAGCACACCTAAAATACAACTGGGGTTGTCCAAAACTAGACTTCGGACAACCCTTTTCAATTAGTTATTTAACATAGCTATATTTCTAAAAGTCAAGGTTATGATGAAATGACTAGATAAAAAAGAAGTATAAGGTGAAATAGAAGGATAGATAAAGCAGAACTTTATCAGCTTTATCTATCCTTTTTATACTACATATGGCATCAGTATCTGGGAAAGGTTCTTTCAGGTATTTTTTCTTATACTTCGGGTCGATTACAATATTTCGATATACCCTTCTGTTCCATGCACGCGAATTTGTTGCCCGTCTCTTATCAGTTTGGTAGCATTTTCCACACCGACAACTGCTGGTAAGCCATATTCACGTGCGATCACTGCTCCATGGGTCATCAGTCCACCAACTTCGGTGACTAGGCCTTTTATGGATACAAACAATGGTTAGCTAGGGTCAGTAAAGGAGGTGACTAATATATCTCCATCTTCTAGATCCGCATCTTCCATGTTCAAGATGACACGTGCCCGCCCTTCTATAACTCCGGAAGAAACAGGTAGACCTGCAATAGCTTCGGCTGGGAGATTTTCTCGTTTGTACTTACCTACAATGATTTCACCATCAGACGTGATAACACGTGGGGGAGTTAGTTTTTCATATAATTTGTACTCATCTTTTCGTTTGCTGATGATCTGGTAATCCAGTTTATTTGTACGTACGACTTCGCGAAGTTCTTCAAAAGTGAGGTAGTTTATATCTTCTTTTTCATGAATAGCGTGGGCTTGTACGAGTTGTTCGACTTCTTTCAGTAAAGCCTGCTTATAAACGAAGTAGCGATTAACCATGCCGTATTTTGGATATTCCCTAAACCCGCTGAAATTCCGGATCAGGTCGATCATTCGTTTTGTTTCTTTGGCTTTTTGTTCACCATCCGGTAATTGCTTCAATCGATCTAATAACTCTTGTTTTCTTTTTTCAAAGCTTCCTGTCGCCCTTGCTCAAATTTCCGATTGCTGGCATTAGGCTCAAAGTTTTTGATATTACTAAGAATCATAGGGACAAGTGTCGTTGGTTTTTCGCTCCAACGGGATTTAGTCATATCGATTTCTCCGACACATCGCATTCCGTATTTATTAAGATAAGCATAGATAGCGTCTTTGGTCTCCTGTCCACCATCAAATTTAACCAATTCATCCAAAAAGTTATCATCTTTTACATGTTGTAAATAAGCAATTACTTCCGGATAAGGGCGAATCACATCGGCAACATCCAATAGCGCCAGCCCCATTTCCGAAGTAATATTGTTTGGCACAGATTGAGAAAGCGTGTCTGCTACGTTTTTTTCACCCAACCACTTGTTCATTTTTTCATTGATCCATGATGAAGCGTTCATAGCAGCCGTAATCACATCAGAACTTTGTGGATCAAATAAAATCTTCTTTAGTTGCTGGATATCTTCTAGAATAAAATCAAATAAATCCGGTCCTGATTTCGTTTGGATGTTATGCTTTAACTCTTCTATCGATGTTTGACTACGCTTAATCAAATCAGAAACGATTGTCGGATCGTTTTCGATTTGTGCTTGTAAACAAACCCGTAGACGACATACCTTTATTGCTTTTACTGTGACTCTCTTCTTTTTTATCATGTGGTAACGATTTTATAAAATCTCCTCGCTCTATTATGGTCATAAGTGCGTCTTTTATGAGCGGATCTTGTTGTCCCAGGGTATCTAATAATAATTCTCTGCTAACAGGTGAGGCCAGATTAGGTGTGATATCAACAAACAACCTTCCACCTGCTTTACGCATGGGTGCAGGAGTCGTTAATAGGAAAAAAGACAATCCCAGTGGTTTCATGGGATTGGTCATCATTTGTTGATGACCAACAGATACATAGACGTGATTTTCTTGATCATTTGCTTCGGGGATGGGGTATAAAGTAGTGATTGGACGACTCTGGACAATATAAAATGTATCATCAACCAAACACCATTCGATATCTTGTGGGCAACCAAAATAAGCTTCGATCTGTCTTCCCATGCGTTCTAATTGTAAAATTTGTTGTTCAGTTAGTGTTTGAGTCTTTTGGCTGATCAGGATCGATTTGCTGGGTCTCTGTTCCGCCTTCTTTTAGTCCATAGATAGCCAACTTTTTGGTAGAAATCGTCTTCTTCACAATCCTACCCTCCCGCACTTTATAATTGTCCCCAGACACTAAGCCAGAGACAAGCGCCTCACCCAGTCCAAAGCTAGCATCGATCGACAGCAACTTTCGGTTTGAGGTAACTGGGTCAGCTGTAAATAGTATTCCGGAAGCTTGTGGGAACACCATCCTTTGGACGATAACGGATAAATAAACTTGACTGTGGTCAAATCCATTTTGCATACGGTAGATTATCGCA
The DNA window shown above is from Alkalihalobacillus sp. TS-13 and carries:
- a CDS encoding S8 family peptidase, producing MISNLMDFSPHRILIRFRDKTPPDRCLHIHQQARAKVTRIIKELNVEIVEVPPEQIEECLHCYLSCSEVEFAERDALVKADLVPNDPLLPQQWGVLKVAATRAWNITRGSTKVPIAILDTGLDMTHPDLQDKIILNANFSDTSTAQDFNGHGTHVAGIAAAVTKNGRGVAGLAINPTLMNIKVLDDGGTGSLSSVVQGIVYAVDNGAKVINMSLGTTFFSSTLHDAVKYAQRNGVLLVAAAGNDGVNQHNYPAAFAQCISVAAVNREDTKAFFSNFGASWVDLAAPGVELLSTMPTYPNAIGPQNYGFLSGTSQATPLVSGLAALLLSLNRNANVVRRTIESTTVPIAGVGTLYEYGRINAYNALLKLPR
- a CDS encoding alpha/beta hydrolase, which encodes MKRLYVILTLVLIIGFVSGCSDKKDKPEMTEQLNGTWNGTINVPGQPLNIIVNFEQKDELAGTISIPVQNVADFRLSEIKLNDDKVNFKMPLQGQEVMLYGTIDKNKIEETFTLSGQSFPFELKKGDTTAGQPEEEEDFLTIGRNDSLKRLAKRLAENGIASLRYDKRGAGKNQEAVITEEDIRFDRFVEDAEKWIELLEQDKRFTDIIIIGHSQGSLVGMMAAEDSAADAFISIAGAGRTIDEVLREQLETLPDELYDESESILEELRRGNRVEEVDPQLMSIFKPSVQPFLMSWLNYDPTEEIRQMSIPTLIINGKNDVQVSVKDAENLAAARPDAELLLIDKMNHVLKEAPENRDENLATYSDPSLPLADGLVEGITNFLKENQINK
- a CDS encoding ABC transporter permease subunit, yielding MVKSIADNIIRFLFVVIGIVMISAFLGMTMYGIDISFTSYFQNLNKLVILLVNPSEIIVYKDIYGIKYPGPFPSPLEKNYSLFPMFWEYYLYSIKIFMAALVTAMFAGIFLTYLTSFLPKRMVHVLSRILSFLEVLPDIFVIFVVQFFIIWFYKKTEILLFPIAGAFEKVYFVPIIVLSLLPTLFFYKVSLFMTMEEYEKQYAEFAVSKGVGTNLLFLKHIFRNAVIGITSHSKAIVWLMLSNLIILERIFNIYGLTKYILNYKQIEIIAFSLIMFYIPIFLILLISKLVIQRTTGKEVMI
- a CDS encoding ABC transporter permease; its protein translation is MMVRLLKNPMFLIGALFIIGLFVSSLVYHVVKDDSIPIIGLLHDDNRELVPHPYNPTDHPPFGTEHFGRGLLTIMVIGAKYTLGIAFVTAFFRVFISTVIGVFIGMFFSKTKKFFAWFVDAGNYFPATLLAFFLLIWVLLYEKFYVGEYSLSFTDQGLIIVLVLTVIAIPTNSLLILNETDRFLKKEFMEGVAVLGAGKRHILKKHLIPYLIPQLIMIYMRELIQVLLIMAHLGILRIFVGGMDVKKDMFDMSREYSLSNEWSGLLGLWWEFIWTGYPWITFIPVLAFTLTILAGKMTMTGFEQELNRSASPKRTQTNTKRPVQTVKMTDFTQLSSKS
- a CDS encoding ASCH domain-containing protein, whose translation is MKGLLIKSPWIDYIFDGRKTWEIRGSNTNIRGKIALIKSGSGKIFGTVELIDCLKISLEEYQQGEEFHCVPNEQCTEEPYRKTHAWVLRNPRLFETPLTYVHPLGAVIWVDLSEHEELKDLCLQKS